From a region of the Vibrio ostreae genome:
- a CDS encoding rhodanese-like domain-containing protein, with amino-acid sequence MFGVNWKAAGLAFMLALPVGQVLASERAEQAWRMIDNGALVIDVRTTQEYADGHLPEARNIPLSDVGTGFHDIDKQQPIVVYCRSGGRAAMAMEALQKQGFTHVHNGGGLNEMQETQMNTGPLN; translated from the coding sequence ATGTTTGGAGTTAACTGGAAAGCGGCGGGGCTGGCGTTCATGCTGGCTTTGCCTGTGGGTCAGGTGTTGGCGAGCGAGCGGGCTGAGCAGGCTTGGCGGATGATAGATAATGGCGCATTGGTGATTGATGTGCGCACGACGCAGGAATACGCTGACGGCCACTTACCCGAAGCGCGTAATATTCCTCTCAGTGACGTTGGCACTGGCTTTCATGATATCGATAAGCAGCAACCGATTGTGGTGTATTGCCGCAGCGGTGGTCGTGCTGCGATGGCAATGGAAGCGTTGCAAAAACAGGGCTTCACTCACGTGCACAATGGTGGCGGACTGAACGAAATGCAGGAAACTCAGATGAACACCGGGCCGCTGAATTAG
- a CDS encoding MFS transporter — protein MTGTLTPSQKKLLNSKRDIQNHETIHHSNQRQKNKGTFWFQPEKQASAIAAMFLGATLANIFGAPFGTYIGQIIGWRNTYYIIAALGVISALSIAKLLPHIESEAPTNLKQEFAALIQPGKIRALLITIFGFGGTFTAFTYISPILTDITGMSLDYVPAMLLLFGAGMAVGNPIGARLTNKSVVFGMRSTLLLLMVVLVALYFAMGSTVAMVVVTFLFGVAMFATIPSLQTYVLSEAGKAPILASAFNIAAFNLGNAGGAWVGGEVIDAGLSLQMLPIIAAAVTASGLLLALSVRTKRETPELVTA, from the coding sequence GTGACTGGCACGCTTACACCAAGCCAAAAGAAATTATTGAATTCAAAGCGTGACATACAAAACCACGAAACAATTCATCACAGCAACCAGCGCCAAAAAAACAAAGGCACTTTCTGGTTCCAGCCAGAGAAACAAGCCAGTGCAATCGCTGCCATGTTCTTGGGCGCTACATTAGCCAATATTTTTGGTGCACCGTTTGGTACATATATTGGCCAGATAATTGGGTGGAGAAATACCTACTATATTATTGCGGCACTAGGTGTTATCTCAGCACTCTCTATTGCTAAATTATTACCTCACATTGAAAGTGAAGCCCCAACCAATCTAAAACAAGAATTCGCAGCACTCATTCAGCCAGGCAAGATTCGCGCTTTATTAATTACCATATTTGGCTTTGGCGGCACTTTCACTGCTTTTACCTATATTTCTCCGATTTTGACCGACATTACCGGTATGTCTTTAGATTACGTGCCCGCTATGTTGTTGCTGTTCGGTGCTGGCATGGCTGTCGGAAACCCAATTGGTGCACGCCTGACTAACAAAAGCGTGGTGTTCGGTATGCGCAGTACGTTGCTTCTTTTAATGGTCGTACTGGTCGCGCTTTATTTTGCCATGGGCTCAACCGTTGCCATGGTGGTGGTCACCTTCCTGTTTGGAGTGGCTATGTTTGCCACCATTCCATCTCTTCAAACCTATGTACTTTCCGAAGCAGGCAAAGCGCCGATTCTTGCTTCTGCATTTAACATCGCGGCATTCAACCTTGGTAACGCCGGCGGAGCCTGGGTTGGCGGGGAGGTTATCGATGCCGGATTGTCGTTACAAATGTTGCCAATCATAGCTGCTGCAGTTACCGCTTCTGGGCTACTACTGGCGTTGTCAGTACGAACAAAACGAGAGACACCAGAGCTCGTTACCGCCTAG